The nucleotide sequence GCCATAATAAGCGTTCCATTGACTCGGATCAGCAGGCTGACTCCAAACACCAGCGTCCTGCAAGATAGCACCATATTGATCAAATGCTAAACAATTAATAACTCGTGGAATATAAGCAATTCAGATCTATAGTTGATACCAGCATGCTGAATAACAGTTTGCATTTTGCATATACACATCACATAAATGTCGATAATGAATAGATCCATATATAGCACAGAAGATTTTATTATGTTTGTGGTAAATATTGACCTATCTTGAATGGACAACTTTTCCAGAGCGTGACACGAATTTGGTCCAATCACTGGCTACAGTTAACCCGATGGTCATTACTTCAAACTCTTATGACTTTAAATGGCTTATTAATGAAGAATCTTACCAGTATTAAACAATTTTATGACATGGATAACCTCTTCATGACACTTGCATAAGATCCTAAAGACTGCACTTTGtggctaaaaataaaaatctacagGATTATTTTCACCTGCTTAACTGTCGGACTCCTGCAACAATTTTATGACATGAATAACTTCTTCGTGACACCTTCCTAAGATCTTAAAGAATAAAGTTCGTGGCTAACAATAAAAGTCTACAAGGATAATCTTCACCTGCTTAGCTGTCGGACTCCTACCCCATGAAACACGAACAACTTGTTGACCGACCACAGCACCCTGCATCCTCTGGATTGCTTCTTCAGCAGATGACCTGTATAGTGAATATTAAGGGACAACTTGAAAACAGAGAAAAATGCTAGGAATAAGtatccccacccccaccccaccccacacgGTTTGATATAAAAGTGAAAATTCATGAAGACATCATACCTGGCAGCAAACTGCACAAAACCACAGCCCTTGGAAGCAGGGATCTTAACATAAACAATTTCCCCAAACTGCAAAAAAACTTGTCTCAGTTCCTCCTCAGTTAAGTTGGGGTCCAGATTACCAACATAAACCTGCAGTTAACCAAAGACTGTCAGAAGAGAAGTGGAAATATACGGTAACACACTCCAAGTTCTTAACTTACTGTTGTATTAGTCAAGTCATTATCTACAGGAATAGTCTGCACTGTAGGAGGATAAACAGCAGGCGGATAAACAGCtgcatcaaaataaaaattcactgTTTAGTGTACTGGAACAGAAAGTAAATCAAAAGATTACTGCATTTATAAGCTACGCGAATCTTCCAAGCAATGACTTGACTGACCACCAAGAAATTTAATGTTCTTTCTCAGATAATTATTGTTCTCTTCAGTTATCAAAGGTGTATtagcaagaaaaaagaaaagatatgGGAACTGTTCCTGCAAGTATTTTATAGGTTGTGTAATCTGAAACTTGTAGACGAGGTTGATACTCTAATAGAATTCCATTGAACATTACAGGTTTAAGTTATGAACTGTATTCTCATATTGCATAGTCATTGGGATTCGAGGTTAGCTCACACATAGTGAGCACTTCATGCTTCACCAGTTGGTGAGGGATCAAATCCCATTCTGtactaacccccccccccctcccctccAAAATAgtaattacttttataaaaattGTAAATTATTTCAGTAATCATTCAGCACAATTTTTTTAATGATGGTGGTGTCTCCAGGCCAGCTtacgcacctcgactaattccctCGAGTACCTGCTACTACCTCCCACCAGCATAAGTACCAGGTAATTCTGTCCACCAAGGCTTGGGCAGCCGGGAAAAAATCAACTAGTATTTTTTGCCTCCATTAgaatttgaacctgagacctcatggttccCCCGACAAATTATCGTTGGATTTGAATATTAACAAAACCCTATTACCCTCTAAAAATACAGTTATGAATTACCTTTTACTACTGCTGCATATTGTTGCTGGATAGGGGTTGTCTTTTTTGGTGTTGCTGCACTGATGCGCATCGGCCTAGTTGAGCAGTACATCCCATTCATTTCAGTCATGGCACGGTTCCGTTCATTTTCATCAGCAAATTTAACAAATCCATATCCTTTTGTGCGTCCAGTATTGGGATCAGTAACAACCTTGGCTCCTCTAACCGAAGGATAGTGAGTACGAAAAGTCTCTTGCAATAGATAATCCGTTACATCAGGTGCTAGATCTCCAACAAATATAGAATGCTCTGGTCCAGCATCACGACGCTCTCCAATCCCAAACGATGCCCAATTTAACCTAAATGTTACCTCTGTCCCCGGTATTTGAGTTCCATTATACGACTGCAAAATCCGCTCAGCAACTGCATGTGAATTAAACTCCACAAATCCATAACCCTCGGGTTGGCCAGTAATTTTGTTTCGAATAACTTTTATTGAGAGCACCTGCATAGGCCAAAATTGGTCATTAACATCACATTAAACTGTATAAGCGTAAGTTTATCAAATTAAAATCCATACAATTTGAGCTAAAATCAAGATATAcccaaataaacatattcaaagaAAAAACCATTTTAAATGGGGGGGAAAAACAACAACATAGCAAAATTGAAGCGCTTTCAAGAAATCAAAGGAACCCACATAAACTATTCATTAGCCAATCCCAAAACATGGCTTTTTGAGCTTCTCAAACAAAAATCTTGACTACTTGAGCTAAAATCAAGATACCCAAATAAACAAATCAAAGGAAAAAcccataataaataataaaaaacaacaGCACAGAAACCTTTAAGCTTTTTCAAGAATTCAAAGGAACCTACATTAACTATTCACTATCCAATCCCAAGACTTGTCTTTTTGAGCTTCTCAAACAAAAATCTCGACGATTTGAGCTAAAATCAAGACACCAAAATaaacaaattcaaagaaaaaaaaaccataATACATGGAAAAGGTAAAAACAGAACCAACAAAGTAAAAACTTGAGGGGAAAAaataggagagagagagagagagagagacctcAGCAGTTTGAGCAAACCAGCTATGGAGATAAGATTCATCAGCCCAATAAGGCAAATCGCCAATCCAAAGAGTACGCACTTCTTCTAGAGTAGCGGGCTGGTGGTATGGCTGCTGTGTACTCATCTTCGGCTCTGTATGTTTTGCTGGGGTTTAAGAATTTTGACATAATATACATTAGGAGAGAAAACCTCTGTAAATATTTATTGTGAAATTACATGGATGGTAACTGAAGTTCGAAATATTACATAAATATCACAAAAAATACATTAACTATGAATCCTTAACGCCCTATGCATGGTTTAGCCTACTTCATCTTGGATAACAGATGCTTCATAtagtaccctttttctttttggaCAATAGTAATAAATTTCGTTCAGCTATTTGTATGCCATTTTGATTTATTATATGTACAAAAAGAATAAGCCACTTATTCCTCTAAAAGAAGTCACATATTTTTTATCGCTCCCATTCTCCGAAATATAGTAATCCTTTGGTTTAGGATCATGTACATGAATTAGACGTCATCTACTTTGTTTTAGGGTCATATATAGGTGTACTCTTTTACTGCTAGACATgggtgttgtgtaaatattaaggacatggtgtccttaacttcatgaatgttgtgtaaatattaaggagaAAGTGTCTTGTATTTACACCTTCCGTTGTTAAACTACAGGACACCATGtctttaacttcatatgtgcaatgtaaatattaaggacatagcgtccttaacttcatgtgtgcagtgtaaatgttaaggacataatatccttaacttgtatttgcaccttctgttgttaaactttaagacctcatgtccttaacttgtatttgcaccttctgttgttaaactttaagacttcatgtcattaacttcatatgtgcagtgtaaatgttaaggacatagtatccttaactttatgagtgttgtgtaaatattaaggacatgttGTCTGTAACTTCATGAATATTGTgtaaaatattaaggacaaatggtcatgtatttgcaccttccgttgttaaactttaggacatcatgtccttaacttcatgtgtgcggtgtaaatgttaaggacaccatgtccttaatatttacatagcactcatgaagaaagggtaaaaacgTCTTTTCGTATTAATCTTAATAGTGTAGTGGCTATTTTGCCCGGCATTAAAATACTGGATAAAAActaaataccatattaaaaagTGGCTATCCCACGCCATTTCTACTGTTTGAATTGGCTTTTAAGCTGGTCAAATCGGCTTTTAAGCTCTTTTTAGCTTTTTCAGTGTTTGACAAAATTAAAAAGTGCTTTAAATAAGTTAAAAACTACTTAAAATAAGTCAAAAGCAATAAGCTGGGCAACCCAAACTTATTGCTTTTTAACTTAAAAACTATTTCTActgaaaaattactttttttaagTCAATCCAAACGACCTCATTATCTTAATATAAGAACACATGTATTAAGCCACTTTTTTACAATATCTAATAAGTTATCTTCCTtgttaataaattattttgctataTTGAGCATCTTGATATTTTGTAGATACTATATCAATTATTCAACAAAATTAGATATTGTTTTACAACTGCTACATATTGTTAGCTTGTAGATAATATATAGATATCATCGTAACAATGATAATAAGTAATGCACAACGACAAACAATTTCAAGTGTTAGGACTATTTGTCGTAACATATTTTCTCACATGAATAACAACATGTTGCACTTTTAAGAGAAATACAATATCCACAACATAAGTTCTTATCATAGCAGAGCAACCAAATCATCAGAAGGAAACATACACGAGGAACATCGCCGATGAAGAAGTCTTAGGTAAGATATCATCAAATTGCATATCTATAAATTATTACATAATAGTATCATCTAACTTTATATGACTAACTAATTATTTTTGCAGGTTCAAATGATGATGTCCAGTCAGCTTGAATTCACGTATTATGCTAATATATAAAATAACATATTGCGTCATTTTAATAATTGTAGCGTTATTTATGATTGTTAGAGATTTTATATttctctaattaattaaatttggTATCCTTTCATATAAAAAATAGACTAAAACTTCAGGTATAATTAttcacgtgcaacgcacgttcatataaactagttattataaaagcatgaataaaatgtcagtttataaaaataaccttataatattaagcataataactcgtAATAAAAAGGTATAAtcggaattctagatattaggcttataattctattaatgttatAGCATAATACTACAcattaggaatcctacatgattacctttaggaatcctattagtataattactttcagTTGTCTAATTCAtttaaaattgaacaagtaaatatctttagtcatgtaatcctattacttttgggttatacttcttaaaaattcttATTACtgatttaatttgaaaacgtattgTAATGTCTAattagtaatttaatttgagtatgtattatattgtccaaatccatttagaaaaaggagagccTATATTTTTATAAAAGCGTAAATACAACATCAATATAACAAAATAGctataaaatattaaaagaaaaaattcatagggaaaggacataactgtaataacctattttttggactacaacaCCTTCTATGCTaacttttaatatttaagatttttaaattaataaattttatctattaaattcttattaaaaatacgtaagaaataaaattaatttcataagaatccttcgtattggcaatacattatcactccataatgtccaataccaagaaaaaataaaagtaatattaaatggactgcataaagagttgaaattgagaaaatataCTCCCACGATaatatctttttatattttatttgaactattttcctactcaagtaatatttttttttttataaatttttgtgTAAAGTTAAAAATAACTGAATTATTAAATAAGAatcaagaaaatatttaagaatataaatgtgtgagaaagaaaaaaaatgataagagtcaataccactaatgattctacaaacataaagatctaaaagtaaaatatcatatcaatcttttattctttgaaaataaaatctatgttggataaaattataattaagattaaatattcaaaataagaTATGAACTAATACcaagatctgaatcaacatagaataaattattttttatgttaaaatcaaataattaatttttttaattaattatttagcaagaaaATCCAaccaaattattttttaaattcatcatatgagtaaagttcTTATTCAAGTTAGGACAAATCtaagggtacataaatttattccataagaagagcgttagaacacaaagtaaaaatgttagtatattattaagaatcaaaatgctatacaagtGTATGAAAAAGcacaatcaaagaaaaatcctaaacaagaataagctttcaagactatgAGCCCGTTTGGCTTAGTTGATTTAGTGTAGCTGATAATCATTAGGTgttgaaaagtactttttaagtgttgaaactgatttaaaaaataagcagttatgtgtttggataaaagtgctgaaattaataatatgcagctgaagaactgggtatacgaagagttttgttttaaaaagaagtattttagggatagaatagtaaatattttggtcaaacttaaagtgcttataagctgaaatttgataagttgggggagaccaactgctcctaagtaagcctcatcggtaatTTTACAGAAAATTGGACAAAGTTTTCCCTGTTTTTGGACTATCCCAAAAAAATTTCCTGTCTCAAATCAGCAACCAAACATTCTAATAGCAATTCAAACAATCGACAacttatcaattaaccaaaatagtcttcaccattactaatcaacccactaacaaccaaaaatactaatttatctccgaCTTTGATAATAAAGAACGATACTTGACATAAGACTAATAGCAAAATAATACTCATGACACCaaaagaatgactatggagcgactctaaaaattcaaagaaaagaccataacaattgataaaaatctccacccacgcgaacaagtgcgaggctcaccaagaatTCTCAACTTGTGCGCTCtattaacgaaatcctcgcctGCGTCAACTATTGTCTCTGTAAAAAACATTAGCGGGAAATGAGTCCCTAGCTCAGTGaataataacacttaaccacaaccatttttatttggggacaagtcagaaacatgctagtatctcaaagagaaaataacataaaaataccctttcagaaacaataaataaattttcagtctcatcacgcttttcttgtagtaaaatataattaacaattcagttataagctcggtaaccactgtataatatcaGTATTCACAtttttgggaggtttcaatgaacgaatcatgtaatcggtataactgtggacttctttgCAAGAAGTCATATATAACGGTAGTCCTTACTCGAGGAAAatcggtaacggtatgctagttctaccttcccactagcgagggctataacagtaatcggtaattacaaggtgcaccaggtctaacgaacccgtcgttagctacgggatccttcaatgtctactcccatttatacttgtctctgtaatccgtatatactcgTAGAATATACTTTAAAGcaatatagggcatttcggttcttatcaaatcatataatttcttttcaataacagtaaattcaagtaacagTAAAACAGATCTAGCGACAACGAAAATATTTAATACCACACTAttcatctcaaataactatttcggtatcatatcgagtaaaagacttgtcccacatgcaacttaaaataatcggtaacatattcatattaaaaatcatatgtaaatcatgcaagttatgaaaacacaaattgcggtaagattactactcacagtactcgtgccgaaataccaaCTGCTTCATCTCAAGCAACTCGTACAAATTtctccaatcaatctataattacataatatcgatctcatgttaattttcttatttaggCTAATTCATAGCTATTTTAGAATACCCAACCCTCAAGGTTTCATGTTTGACTCTTAATTTGCCTAGAATAATTCTTATTGGTATTTAATTTCATATACCTTGTGAAACCCTTCAAATATATGAACTGAGATAAAAAGAATTACTAGAAGAAAAGAACCCAGATGAGAAATTCGAGTATTACCCGTAAAGACCAATGCGTATTTAAGATTTCTCAAGATTTGGTTCcagccttttttttttcttcttctcttccttTTGAAACCCCTTTTCTGCGTTTTTTTGAAGCAGACCTTATTCGTTTTTCTGAAGTAGACTTATTTCCCCCCTTTCTCTCTTTCGTTGCTCTTTATGTGCTTTTGGTTACATATGGGTTTGGCCCTTTGTTGTAAACCCctatttcttttcctctttttttttttggatttgttttgttttgccttattattattattattattattattattattattattattattattattactattattattattattattattattattattattattattattattattattattattattacaccCTTATTTAAAGATATAGGGTATTACATCCTCTCCACCTTATGAAATTCGGTCCCCGAATTTAACTCAAGTACGTACCTGTAGACTGAAACAAATGGGGGTACTTGACTCGCATAGTGTCTTCtatttcccaagtagcttcttcaactGTATGATTTCTCCATAAGGCTTTCACGAACACGATTTCTCTTGACCGCAGTTTTCTTATTTGTCTATCAAcaatagccattggctcctcctcgtaagacaaCTTCTCATCGAGTGGTATAGTCGGTGCTTCAATCACCTGAGATGAGTCTGATATACATTTTCTTAGCATTGAAacgtgaaacactggatgaataaAGGACAACTCAGGAGGAAGTGCCAAACGATAAGCCACCGTTCCCACTCGGTCTAATATCTCATACGGTCCTAtaaacctagggctcaacttgcctcttttcccaaaccgcatcacacATTTCATAGGGGAGACTCGTAGGAACACTTTGTCCCCAATTGTGAATACTAaatctctttttctcttatcAGCATAAGACTTTTGTCTACTTTGAGCTGCAAGCAATCTCTGTCTGATCAACTGGACCTTGTCCATAGCTTCTTGTACTACGTCGGGTCCCAATAAGTTAGTCTCACCAgcttcaaaccatccgataggagaacgacatcttcTACTATACAATGCTTtgtacggtgccatttgaatactgaattggaagctattgttgtaagcaaattcagctaATGGTAGATAAGTGtcccaactacctccaaactcaagaatgcaagctctcaacatatcctccaagatctgaatagtacgttcagactgcccgtctgtctgtggatgaaatgcagtactaagatctactcgtgtacccaatgcttcttgaaaagatttccaaaagcgTGAAGTGAACTATGATCctctatcagagatgatggatattgGAACTCCGTGAAGTCGGACAATTTCGTTCATAAATATTTGTGCATACTTGACTCCACCATATGTAGTCTTTACcagcaaaaagtgtgctgatttcgtcagtcgatctacaatcacccataccGAGTCATAACCTCTAAGGGTTCGTGGTAGCCCGgtgacaaaatccatagtaattctttcccattttcactctggaatctcaatttGTTGTAGTAGTCCTGCGGGTTGCTGATGCTCAGCCTTGACCTACTGACAAGTTAAACAACTAGAAACAAAGTTagcaatatctttcttcatactTTCCCACCGATAAAATTGCTTCAGGTCATGGTACATTTTTGTGGATCCAGGATGTATAGTGTATTTAGTGTTGTGAGCTTCTTTAAGAATAGCATGTCTCAACCCATCTACATCTGCTACACATAGCCTGTCACCCATTCGAAGAACACCATCACTTTCAACAATCATATCCTTGCTTTTACCAGCTAATGCCTCATCTCTGTATTTGCATAATCGTTCATCCTTATATTGGGTGGCCTTAATGCGCTTAACTAATGAAGACTTAGCCTGAGCACAAGCCAACAATGCCTTTGAATTTCTGATACTAAATCTGATACATGTATCTTCTAGTCTCTGAATATCTCTGGCCAATAGTCTCTTTGCAGGGGCTATatgtgccaaactccccatagattTTCTACTCAAtacatcagccaccatattggctttTCCAAGATGATACAAAATAAAACAATCATAGTCTTTGAGTATTTCCATCCAACGACGCTGCCAAAGATTTAGATCTCTctgctgaaagatatacttcagacttttatggttggtataaatctcacaagtttcgccgtatagataatgtctccaaattttTTGAGCAAACACCATTGTagccatctccaaatcatgtgtAGGATAGTTTTGCTCGTGCTTTTTCAATTGTCTCGAATCATAAGCTATAACACGGCCATTTTGCATGAGAACGCATCCTAATCCCACCCTCGAGGCATCGTAGAATACCATAAATCCTCCAGGACCTGATGGTAAGGCTAATATTGGTGCAGTTGTCAGACACGTTTTGAGTTTCTAAAAGCTTTGCTCACATTCCTccgtccattgaaactttgcatTTTTTGTGTTAGCTTGGTCAGCGGCGATGCTATTCTAGAGAAATCCTGCACAAAACGCCTGTAATAGCCTGTTAAGCCTaaaaagctacgaatctctgtaggAGAAGTAGGTCTGGGCCATTTCTGCACAGCTTcagtcttcttaggatctaccataattccatctttggatacaacatgccccaaaaatgctaccgagtctagccagaattcagacttcgagaacttagcataaagctgaTATTCTCGCAATGTCTGCAATACAGTCCTGAGATGATTCTTGTGTTCTCCTTGGCTACGAGAATATattaggatatcatcaataaatattaTTACAAAGCTATCCAAGAACGGCTTGAACACtctattcattaaatccatgaatgcagctggagTATTTGTcagtccgaaaggcatcacaagaaactcatagtgcccgtatcgagttctgaaagcagtcttagaaATATCTTCATTTTTGATTCTAAGTTGATAACCAGAATggaggtcaatctttgaaaagtggacaactccttgtaactgatcaaacaggtcatctatacgaggcaaaggatatttattgcatattgttatcttgttcaactgcctgtagtcaatgcacattctcatggatccgtctttcttctttacgaatagtactggtgcaccccatggtgatacactaggtctaataaaactcTTATCTAACAAATCTTGTAACTGTTTCTTTAGCTccctcaactctgctggtgccattcgATATGGGGGTATTGA is from Nicotiana tabacum cultivar K326 chromosome 18, ASM71507v2, whole genome shotgun sequence and encodes:
- the LOC107827277 gene encoding polyadenylate-binding protein RBP47B', with protein sequence MSTQQPYHQPATLEEVRTLWIGDLPYWADESYLHSWFAQTAEVLSIKVIRNKITGQPEGYGFVEFNSHAVAERILQSYNGTQIPGTEVTFRLNWASFGIGERRDAGPEHSIFVGDLAPDVTDYLLQETFRTHYPSVRGAKVVTDPNTGRTKGYGFVKFADENERNRAMTEMNGMYCSTRPMRISAATPKKTTPIQQQYAAVVKAVYPPAVYPPTVQTIPVDNDLTNTTVYVGNLDPNLTEEELRQVFLQFGEIVYVKIPASKGCGFVQFAARSSAEEAIQRMQGAVVGQQVVRVSWGRSPTAKQDAGVWSQPADPSQWNAYYGYGQGYDAYGYGATQDPSLYAYGAYAGYAQYPQQAEGAQDLATMTGAPPVIELREEQHDPLAVPDVDRLNNAYLSVHASSILGRPLWQRTSSLSQV
- the LOC142172754 gene encoding uncharacterized protein LOC142172754, with amino-acid sequence MAPYKALYSRRCRSPIGWFEAGETNLLGPDVVQEAMDKVQLIRQRLLAAQSRQKSYADKRKRDLVFTIGDKVFLRVSPMKCVMRFGKRGKLSPRFIGPYEILDRVGTVAYRLALPPELSFIHPVFHVSMLRKCISDSSQVIEAPTIPLDEKLSYEEEPMAIVDRQIRKLRSREIVFVKALWRNHTVEEATWEIEDTMRVKYPHLFQSTGTYLS